GGAAACGTGGTGAATATCAACAGGTAGCCGCACAATTCCACAGTTCTGTCAGCGATCATATGATTATTGCGCCGGGCATGTTCTCTGACTCTCTTTTCTTCCGCTTCCCGACAGTGCGGTGACTGCTTTATGGCACAGATCCGGCCTTGAATTCGCTCTTTGTCTGCTTGAAGTTCAACATCCCAATCCCCGGTCTGACCGTATTTCAGCGCCCGCAATTTGGATAACAGCGGAAAAGGATTT
This Victivallis lenta DNA region includes the following protein-coding sequences:
- a CDS encoding transposase, whose protein sequence is NPFPLLSKLRALKYGQTGDWDVELQADKERIQGRICAIKQSPHCREAEEKRVREHARRNNHMIADRTVELCGYLLIFTTFPRETYSGDFIVKIYRTRWQVELLFKRLKSLLELGQLHKYDPVSIRTYLNGKMLIALLLEKMIRMAEAFSP